One region of Miscanthus floridulus cultivar M001 chromosome 19, ASM1932011v1, whole genome shotgun sequence genomic DNA includes:
- the LOC136528810 gene encoding probable sulfate transporter 3.4 — translation MVVNNKVDSLSYDVEAPPPAASAAAAAAAPPPASSSPAPAHPAAPVTRQGTASASVLELHKVSVPERRTTAKALRQRLAEVFFPDDPLHQFKNQSSARRLVLALQYFFPVFQWGSAYSASLLRSDLIAGLTIASLAIPQGISYAKLANLPPIIGLYSSFVPPLIYSLLGSSRDLAVGPVSVASLVMGSMLREAVSPDEQPILYLQLAFTATFFAGALQASLGFLRLGFIVDFLSKPTLTGFMGGAAVIVSLQQLKSLLGIVHFTSHMGFVDVMRSVVNRHDEWKWQTIVMGTAFLAILLLTRQISKRNPKLFLVAAGAPLASVIISTILSYIWKSPTISVIGILPRGVNPPSANMLTFSGSYVALAIKTGIMTGILSLTEGIAVGRTFASINNYQVDGNKEMMAIGIMNMAGSCTSCYVTTGSFSRSAVNYSAGCKTAVSNIVMAAMVLVTLLFLMPLFHYTPNVILSAIIITAVIGLIDVRGAAKLWKVDKLDFLACVSAFLGVLLVSVQMGLAVAVGISLFKILLQVTRPNLVVEGLVPGTQSYRSVAQYREAVRVPAFLVVGVESAIYFANSMYLVERVLRYLRDEEERALKSNLPSIRCVVLDMSAVTAIDTSGLDALSELKKVLDKRHIELVLANPLGSVAESIFNSAVGETFGSDRLFFSVGEAVAAGACKAAQP, via the exons ATGGTCGTGAACAACAAGGTGGACAGCCTGTCGTACGACGTCGAGGCGCCGCCGCCCGctgcctcggcggcggcggcggcggcagcgccacCTCCGGCGTCGTCGTCACCGGCGCCGGCTCATCCCGCCGCGCCCGTGACGCGGCAGGGCACCGCGTCGGCGTCGGTGCTGGAGCTGCACAAGGTGTCGGTGCCGGAGCGGCGGACGACGGCGAAGGCGCTGCGGCAGCGCCTCGCCGAGGTGTTCTTCCCCGACGACCCGCTGCACCAGTTCAAGAACCAGTCGTCGGCGCGGCGCCTGGTGCTGGCGCTGCAGTACTTCTTCCCCGTCTTCCAGTGGGGGTCCGCCTACAGCGCCAGTCTCCTCCGCTCCGACCTCATCGCCGGCCTCACCATTGCCAGCCTCGCCATCCCGCAG GGAATCAGCTACGCCAAGCTCGCCAACCTGCCGCCGATCATTGGCCTAT ATTCCAGCTTCGTGCCGCCGCTCATCTACTCGCTGCTGGGGAGCTCGCGGGACCTGGCGGTGGGGCCGGTCTCCGTCGCGTCGCTGGTGATGGGGTCCATGCTCCGGGAGGCCGTGTCTCCGGACGAGCAGCCCATCCTGTACCTGCAGCTGGCCTTCACCGCCACCTTCTTCGCCGGCGCCTTACAGGCGTCCCTGGGATTCCTCAG GCTGGGCTTCATCGTCGACTTCCTGTCCAAGCCGACGCTGACGGGCTTCATGGGCGGCGCCGCCGTCATCGTGTCGCTGCAGCAGCTCAAGAGCCTGCTCGGCATCGTCCACTTCACCTCCCACATGGGCTTCGTCGACGTCATGCGCTCCGTCGTCAACCGCCACGACGAG TGGAAATGGCAGACGATCGTCATGGGCACCGCCTTCctcgccatcctcctcctcacACGCCAAAtc AGCAAAAGGAATCCAAAGCTTTTCTTGGTAGCAGCAGGTGCTCCCCTGGCGTCAGTTATCATCTCCACCATCCTCTCCTACATCTGGAAATCCCCCACCATCAGTGTT ATTGGCATCCTCCCCAGGGGAGTGAACCCTCCTTCAGCGAACATGCTCACCTTCAGCGGCTCCTACGTGGCGCTGGCGATCAAAACAGGGATCATGACAGGCATATTGTCCTTAACT GAAGGGATTGCAGTGGGCAGGACCTTCGCATCCATCAACAACTACCAGGTTGACGGGAACAAGGAGATGATGGCGATCGGGATCATGAACATGGCCGGCTCCTGCACCTCCTGCTACGTGACGACGGGCTCCTTCTCCCGGTCGGCGGTGAACTACAGCGCGGGCTGCAAGACGGCGGTGTCCAACATCGTGATGGCGGCGATGGTGCTGGTGACGCTGCTGTTCCTGATGCCGCTGTTCCACTACACCCCGAACGTGATCCTGTCGGCGATCATCATCACGGCGGTGATAGGGCTGATCGACGTGCGCGGCGCCGCCAAGCTGTGGAAGGTGGACAAGCTGGACTTCCTGGCGTGCGTGTCGGCCTTCCTCGGCGTGCTCCTGGTGTCTGTACAGATgggcctcgccgtcgccgtcggcaTCTCGCTGTTCAAGATCCTGCTGCAGGTGACGCGGCCGAACCTGGTGGTGGAAGGGCTGGTCCCCGGCACGCAGAGCTACCGCAGCGTGGCGCAGTACCGGGAGGCCGTCCGCGTGCCGGCGTtcctcgtcgtcggcgtcgagTCGGCGATCTACTTCGCCAACTCCATGTACCTGGTGGAGCGGGTCTTGCGGTACCTCCGCGACGAGGAGGAGCGCGCGCTCAAGTCCAACCTCCCCTCCATCCGATGCGTCGTCCTCGACATGAGCG CCGTCACGGCGATCGACACGAGCGGTCTGGACGCGCTGTCGGAGCTGAAGAAAGTCCTGGACAAAAGACACATCGAG CTGGTGCTTGCCAACCCGTTGGGGTCGGTGGCGGAGAGTATTTTCAACTCGGCGGTGGGGGAGACCTTCGGGTCGGACCGCCTCTTCTTCAGCGTAGGGGAGGCCGTCGCAGCGGGGGCATGCAAAGCGGCGCAGCCCTGA